The Streptococcus oralis DNA window GTCACTGCGATGAGAATATTTGCCATGGCTTTCCTTTCTATGAATCGTATGCTTGAATTTTTTCAAGGAGGAGGTTTGCAATTTCCTCTTTGGTTTGAACGGTTTGGAGTTGTTCTTTCTCAACAAAGATTGCGCGATGCTGATTTGCTGAAATTTGAGCGAGGTCATTTGCAATGATTAAGTCTGCTTGGTTCTTGATAAGACTCTTTCGTGCGATCTCAATGAGATAATCCTCAGAGACATCAACCAGCAGTTTAAAGCCAATCAGATGAATGGCAGGATTCCATTCTTTGACCAGAGAGATGATTTTGGGTGTTTTTTTCAGGAATAAGACCTGAACCTCATCAGTTGAAGAAATCTTAGTCTGATGATTCTGCTTGCTTAAAAATTCTTCCAAATTAGGGCTAGCCTGAACTTCCTCAAGCCCTGTCATATAAACAGGAGTGTAATCAGATACGGCCATTGAGTGGATTAAGACCTGATATTCCTTAACAAGTTCTTGCATCACAACTAGAAGGTCGTTGGTATTGTCAATTTCTCGAATGCTTAAGTTGGGATGAGCTTCTGGCTTCAAAGCTCGTTTTGTCGTTATCAAACAAACTTCATGCCCCGCAGCAAGCAAGGTTTCTGTGATGATTTTCCCCAAACGACCTGTAGAATGGTTAGTGATAGAGCGGACAATATCGATAGCTTCACTCGTTCCGCCCGATGTGACTAAAATTTTCATAGGACTATTGTACACAAAAATAAACAGTAAGTAAAATGAAAGCGATAAAATTTTGCTAAAACAAAGCTACACTATAGTTTACAACTATAAAGCCATATAAAATTTTTCAAAGGGCTCTAAAATTCTTGAAATTCAGGATATTTACGAACGTTTAGAGAGTTTATGGATGTTAAAAATCTTGTTTTGTGTTATAATGAATTATCACATTAGAGGTTAGAGGAGTTTTGAATGAAAACAGATATTGAAATCGCACAGAGTATTGAGTTGAAACCAATCGTTGATGTTGTTGAGAAATTGGGTATTTCTTATGATGATTTGGAATTGTACGGGAAGTATAAGGCTAAGCTCAGCTTTGATAAAATTCGTGCTGTTGAGAGCAATCCAGTTGGGAAATTGATCTTGGTTACTGCCATCAATCCAACACCAGCAGGTGAAGGAAAGTCAACCATTACCATTGGTCTTGCAGATGCCTTAAACAAAATTGGCAAGAAAACCATGATTGCTATCCGCGAACCATCTCTTGGACCAGTAATGGGGATTAAGGGTGGTGCAGCCGGTGGTGGTTATGCCCAAGTATTGCCAATGGAGGACATCAATCTTCACTTTACCGGGGATATGCATGCCATTACAACTGCTAACAATGCCCTTTCTGCCTTGATTGACAATCACCTGCATCAAGGAAATGAGCTGGGAATTGACCAACGTCGTATTCTCTGGAAACGTGTGGTGGACTTGAACGACCGCGCCCTTCGTCATGTGACCGTTGGACTTGGTGGTCCTCTAAATGGTATTCCTCGTGAGGATGGCTTTGATATTACAGTTGCTTCAGAAATCATGGCCATTCTTTGCTTGGCTACGGATATTGAAGACTTGAAACGTCGTTTGGCCAATATCGTTATCGGCTATCGTTACGATCGTACGCCAGTTACTGTTGGTGATTTGCAGGTTGAGGGGTCTTTAGCATTGATTTTGAAAGATGCTATCAAACCGAACTTGGTTCAGACAATTTACGGTACACCTGCCTTTGTACATGGTGGTCCATTTGCTAATATCGCTCATGGATGTAACTCTGTTTTGGCAACAAGCACAGCCCTTCGCTTGGCTGATTATACTGTTACTGAAGCTGGTTTTGGTGCAGACCTTGGTGCTGAGAAATTCCTTGACATTAAGACACCAAACTTGCCAACATCTCCAGATGCTGTTGTTATCGTCGCAACCCTTCGTGCCCTTAAGATGAATGGTGGCGTAGCTAAGGACGCTCTTACAGAGGAAAATGTGGAAGCAGTTCGTGCAGGTTTTGCTAACTTGAAACGCCACGTTGAGAACATCCGTAAGTTTGGTATTCCAGCAGTTGTTTCGATTAATGAATTTGTCTCTGATACAGAAGCTGAAATCGCAGCTTTGAAGGAACTCTGTGCCTCTATCAATGTGCCAGTTGAGTTGGCTAGTGTCTGGGCTGATGGCGCAGAAGGTGGCGTAGCACTTGCCGAAACACTTGTCAAGACAATCGCTGAAAACCCAGCCAACTACACTCGTCTTTATGACAATGACCTTTCTGTCCAAGAAAAGATTGAAAAAATTGTCACTGAAATCTACCGTGGTAGCAAAGTGAACTTTGAGAAGAAAGCTCAAACTCAAATTGCCCAAATCGTTCAGAATGGTTGGGACAAATTGCCAATCTGTATGGCGAAAACTCAGTACAGTTTCTCAGACAATCCAAATGCACTTGGAGCACCAGAAAACTTTGAAATTACCATTCGTGAATTGGTACCAAAATTAGGTGCAGGCTTCATCGTTGCCCTAACTGGTGATGTCATGACCATGCCAGGACTTCCAAAACGTCCAGCCGCTCTTAATATGGATGTTGAAAGTGACGGGACCGTTCTAGGTTTGTTCTAGTAAATTGCAATTGGTTTAAATGAGTTTGGAAAAGATTTCCAAGCTCATTTTCTTGTCTAGATATGAGGCGTTGTCGTCAGCTGATATAATAGAGTTACTTTCTAGACGCAATCAGTCTAGCTAAAGATATTTTCTCTGATTTCTGATATAATAGAAACATTGACTTCAAGAGTAAGGAAGAGAAAATGAACGCATTATTGAATGGAATGAATGACCGTCAGGCTGAGGCGGTGCAAACGACAGAAGGACCCTTGTTAATCATGGCGGGGGCTGGTTCTGGGAAGACTCGTGTTTTAACTCACAGAATCGCCTACTTGATTGATGAAAAGATGGTCAATCCTTGGAATATCTTGGCCATTACCTTTACCAATAAGGCTGCTCGTGAGATGAAGGAGCGTGCCTATGGGCTCAATCCAGCTACTCAGGACTGTCTGATTGCGACCTTTCACTCCATGTGTGTTCGTATCCTGCGTCGCGATGCGGATCATATTGGCTACAATCGGAATTTCACCATTGTAGATTCTAGTGAACAGCGAACCCTCATGAAACGCATTCTCAAGCAATTAAACTTGGATCCTAAAAAATGGAATGAACGGACTATTTTGGGGACTATTTCCAATGCTAAGAATGACCTGATTGATGATGTGGCTTATGCTGCTCAAGCTGGTGATATGTATACGCAAATCGTGGCTCAATGTTATACAGCCTATCAGAAAGAGCTTCGTCAGTCTGAGTCGGTTGACTTTGATGATTTGATTATGCTGACCTTGCGTCTTTTTGATCAAAATCCTGATGTTTTGACCTACTACCAGCAAAAATTCCAATATATCCACGTTGATGAGTACCAAGATACCAACCATGCCCAGTACCAATTGGTCAAACTCTTGGCTTCACGCTTTAAAAATATCTGCGTAGTCGGTGATGCTGACCAGTCTATTTACGGTTGGCGTGGGGCTGATATGCAGAATATCTTGGATTTTGAGAAAGATTACCCTCAAGCCAAGGTCGTTTTGTTGGAGGAGAATTACCGTTCAACCAAAACCATTCTCCAAGCCGCAAATGATGTCATTAAAAACAATAGAAATCGTCGTCCTAAGAATCTCTGGACCCAGAATGCTGATGGGGAGCAGATTATTTACTATCGTGCCAATGATGAACAAGATGAGGCTGTATTTGTAGCTAAAACTATCGATGAACTTGGTCGCAGTCAAAACTTCCTTTACAAGGATTTTGCAGTTCTCTATCGGACTAATGCGCAATCTCGTACTATTGAGGAGGCCCTCCTCAAGTCTAATATTCCTTATACTATGGTTGGTGGGACCAAGTTCTACAGCCGTAAGGAAATTCGCGATATTATTGCTTACCTCAATCTTATTGCCAACTTAAGTGATAACATTAGTTTTGAGCGCATTATCAACGAACCAAAACGTGGAATTGGACCAGGAACTGTTGAGAAAATCCGGGATTTTGCTAATATGCAAGAGATGTCTATGCTGGATGCTTCAGCTAATATCATGCTGTCTAGCATCAAAGGAAAAGCAGCCCAGTCT harbors:
- the coaB gene encoding phosphopantothenate--cysteine ligase, giving the protein MKILVTSGGTSEAIDIVRSITNHSTGRLGKIITETLLAAGHEVCLITTKRALKPEAHPNLSIREIDNTNDLLVVMQELVKEYQVLIHSMAVSDYTPVYMTGLEEVQASPNLEEFLSKQNHQTKISSTDEVQVLFLKKTPKIISLVKEWNPAIHLIGFKLLVDVSEDYLIEIARKSLIKNQADLIIANDLAQISANQHRAIFVEKEQLQTVQTKEEIANLLLEKIQAYDS
- a CDS encoding formate--tetrahydrofolate ligase, giving the protein MKTDIEIAQSIELKPIVDVVEKLGISYDDLELYGKYKAKLSFDKIRAVESNPVGKLILVTAINPTPAGEGKSTITIGLADALNKIGKKTMIAIREPSLGPVMGIKGGAAGGGYAQVLPMEDINLHFTGDMHAITTANNALSALIDNHLHQGNELGIDQRRILWKRVVDLNDRALRHVTVGLGGPLNGIPREDGFDITVASEIMAILCLATDIEDLKRRLANIVIGYRYDRTPVTVGDLQVEGSLALILKDAIKPNLVQTIYGTPAFVHGGPFANIAHGCNSVLATSTALRLADYTVTEAGFGADLGAEKFLDIKTPNLPTSPDAVVIVATLRALKMNGGVAKDALTEENVEAVRAGFANLKRHVENIRKFGIPAVVSINEFVSDTEAEIAALKELCASINVPVELASVWADGAEGGVALAETLVKTIAENPANYTRLYDNDLSVQEKIEKIVTEIYRGSKVNFEKKAQTQIAQIVQNGWDKLPICMAKTQYSFSDNPNALGAPENFEITIRELVPKLGAGFIVALTGDVMTMPGLPKRPAALNMDVESDGTVLGLF
- the pcrA gene encoding DNA helicase PcrA; the protein is MNALLNGMNDRQAEAVQTTEGPLLIMAGAGSGKTRVLTHRIAYLIDEKMVNPWNILAITFTNKAAREMKERAYGLNPATQDCLIATFHSMCVRILRRDADHIGYNRNFTIVDSSEQRTLMKRILKQLNLDPKKWNERTILGTISNAKNDLIDDVAYAAQAGDMYTQIVAQCYTAYQKELRQSESVDFDDLIMLTLRLFDQNPDVLTYYQQKFQYIHVDEYQDTNHAQYQLVKLLASRFKNICVVGDADQSIYGWRGADMQNILDFEKDYPQAKVVLLEENYRSTKTILQAANDVIKNNRNRRPKNLWTQNADGEQIIYYRANDEQDEAVFVAKTIDELGRSQNFLYKDFAVLYRTNAQSRTIEEALLKSNIPYTMVGGTKFYSRKEIRDIIAYLNLIANLSDNISFERIINEPKRGIGPGTVEKIRDFANMQEMSMLDASANIMLSSIKGKAAQSIWDFANMILDLREQLDQLTITELVEAVLEKTGYVDILNTQATLESKARVENIEEFLSVTKNFDDNPDSQEEETGLDKLSRFLNDLALIADTDSGSQETSEVTLMTLHAAKGLEFPVVFIIGMEENVFPLSRAAEDPDELEEERRLAYVGITRAEKILYLTNANSRLLFGRTNYNRPTRFINEISSDLLEYQGLGRPANTSFKASYSSGGIAFGKGMSLAQALQERKRNAAPSSIQSSSLPFGQFAAGNKKDSSDTNWSIGDIALHKKWGEGTVLEVSGSGDTQELKINFPEVGLKKLLASVAPIKKKI